The following nucleotide sequence is from Ahniella affigens.
GCCGGTAATACTTCGGCATGGGCAATGCGTCCAGAAGCATCGATTCCGTCGTGAATTTCAAGTCAGTGGCATACAGTCCAAAACGCCCGACCTTGGTGAATACGATGCGTTTGCGGAGGCTGTCGTACCATGCTGCGGCCACATCTGCGCGATGCGCGATCTCGCGCAGCCCGTCGCCCTCACGAACAAACAGTCCGAGTTCGCCTTCACGCTCGCCCACCCACCCGATCAGCAGTTGGTCGCCCACGTATTGACCAAACCGGTACTCATGGGTCGGCAGCGGCAATTTGGTGGCACGGCGGCGGGCAACATCGATTTCGTACAACCCAAACCCTTCCTGCCCGCTGCCGTTGATCAGGATACGCTGACCGTCTGCCGACCAGAACGGCGCGAATCGCGCCATCGGCATGACCGTGGGCACGGGCTCGGCACTTTCCGGACTGGCAAGCTGCACCAGCCAGACCAAAAACGCGCCGGATCGATCCGAGTAGAAGGCGGCTGATTTGCCGTCGGGTGAATAAGACAGGAGCAAATCGCCCGCATTCGACGCAAACGGCAACGGCTCCGGCGCGGCGCCCGGGGCGTCGGACAATGCCAGCATTTGGGTTCGATCGTCGGAGCGCTCATAAACCATGTTGCCGGCCGCTGAGATGTCCGGGAACACGGCTTCTTCCAAGCGCGTCAAGCCCAAATCGCCAGTGGCGATATCGACCCGGAACAAACCAAGCCCCTCCGGATAGATTGCCGAGAACACGATCCCCAATCCATCGGGTGTGAAGTCCAGACCGCGAATATCAGTAGACAGCCGAGTCAGGCGTCTCGGGGTGCCGCCCTTGGCCGGCACGACCCAGATGTCTCCTGCGCTCAGACCCCGTCGAAACGCCAGCCATTGGCCATCCGGGGAAAAGCGCGGCTCGAAATCGAGATCCCCTTCCTGCACGGGGTACTCGATCGGTGACCAACGTCCGGTGGCCAGATCCAGCACGTGCAGGCTGCTGAACTCGCGCCCCTGCGTCGATCGAATCGACATAACGAGCTGCCGATTGTCGGGCGACAAATCAAAAAATGGCAACGATGCCTGGCTGCAATCACCAAGCGCGCGCGGCACGCCACCCAATGCCGACACCATCATCAACGTGCAACCAGGGCCGTCACCCCGTCGAATGAACGCGATGTTCTGCCCATCTGTGGTCCAAATCGGTGCGTTGTCAGACAACGCGTCGTTGGAGTCGGTGAGTACGATCCGGCCGCCACCGACGTTTGCGGGCTGCAAGATCAACCTTGCGTGGTGAGCATCTGGCGCGAGACTCGAGTAGACCACACGCGTGCCGTCCGGACTGAGCCTTGGCATGTACTCGTGCGCGGGTGCGGATGCAATGATCACCGCGTTCTCGACCCAACCATCATTCCCAGCGTTACCAGCTGCCACTGGCGCGTCCCGGTCGCTGTCGGCTGCCCAAAACGCGGCGGCCATAGCAAGCCCCAGAACAAGCCACGCAGCCGCCCAAGCCACCGGCACGCGATAACGCGCCAGCCAACTGGATTCCGGCGTGGCCGCAATCGATGCGGCATGATCGGGTTGCATGCGGGCTTGCGAGTCGCCAACAGGCGCGGTCCCGGAAACGGCTGACGGCGTCACGACGCTCAAGCTCGGCAACGGCCGACTCGGCTTATCCAGGATGGTGACCTCAGCCAACAATCGATAGCCCATCTTGGCGATGGTCTCGATATAGCGCGGGTTTTCGGCATCGTCGCGAAACGCCTTGCGCAACGTCGTGATGGCCTGGGTGAGGACATCGCCCGTTGGCAGCGTGCCCGCCCACACTCGGTCCATCAACCACTCGCGCTTGACCACCTGGCCTTGGGCAAGAATCAGCTCGGCCAACACCGCACGCGCCTTGTCGGTAATGCGATGCACTTGCCCGTTGCTCGGGTCGATGACCTCACGCGCCGCCAAATCCACTTCAAACGCTCCAATCTGCAGGCGCTGATCAGCCAAAGACGCAGCACGTTGGAGGTTCGACAGCAACATGGTTAATCGGATCTCCACAAGTAGTTAGGGGCAGTCGCCTTCGTTGCAACCGAAACGTGGGACAGGGCGCGTTTCGCGCCTAGCCCCGGCAAGATTGATCTCATTGCGCGAAGAGTTGAACCGAACTCGGTCGGGGTGGATTCGGAATGCGCCAGGCATCCCGACCATTCAGACCATTCAGACCATTCAGACCAGCTTCGGCGTCTCTTCAACGATGCGTCGAATCATGGAACTGGTTTAGTCCAGCGCACCCCAAATGTCACTAGGCTCAAAGTCATCGGCATGGTGATTTCAATTCATGCCCAATTCATGGATCGCCGCGACGCGCACAAACTCGGCATGTTTCGGGCCAGAACAGTTCGTTCTGGCAAAAAAAATGGCGACCGCAGCAGCTGCGATCGCCAGTGCTATGCCAGACGCACACCGCGCCGAATCAATCCTCGTCAGCTTTCGGCTTGAAGGCTTCCGATAGCTGCTTCTGGACAAGCGGTGGCACCGCCTCGTAGTGGCTGAACTCGATCGAATAACGCCCCATGCCACCACTGACGGCTTTCAACTCATTGGAATAGTCAGCAATCTCGGCCAACGGCACCTGCGCCTTGACGATGATTTCGCCACCCCGCTGCGAATCGGTCCCATTGATGCGCGCGCGCTTGGTCGCGAGACCACCGGTGACATCGCCCATCGCCGTTTCAGGCACCACCACATCGAGGTTGACGATTGGCTCCAGAATGATCGGACGAGCTTTGGTGATGGCGTCGAGAAACGCCTTCTTGCCTGCCGAGACAAATGCCACTTCCTTCGAATCGACCGGATGGTGCTTGCCATCGTAGACAATCACGCGCACGTCCTGAAGCAAATAGCCGGCAATCGCGCCGTGATCCAACACCATCCGAACGCCCTTCTCGATGGCGGGCAGGAACTGCCCCGGAATCGAACCGCCGACGACTTCGTCAACGAACTCAAAACCCCCGCCACGCGGCAGTGGTTCAATGCGCAGAAACACCTCACCAAATTGACCCGCACCACCTGTCTGCTTCTTGTGCCGGTGATGCCCGTCGGCGTTGGACGACACGGTTTCGCGATAGGCAATCTTGGGCGGCCGCGATTTGACTTCCACCTGATAGCGCTCTTTCAGTCGCTCCAACATGACTCGCAAGTGCAACTCGCCGAGGCCGCGAATGACGGTCTCGTTGAGCTCTTTGTTGTGCTCAACCCGAAAGCAAGGATCTTCCTCCTCCAGCTTGTGCAACGCCGAGCCAAGCTTCTGCTCCTGACCGCGCGTTGCCGGCTCGATGGCCAGACCAAACATCGGCTGCGGGAAATCGATCGGCTTCAGGCGGATGTGATCCTCGTCATGGGAATCGTGCAGGATTGCATCGAAGTGGATTTCCTCCACCTTGGCCACCGCCGCGATGTCACCCGGAATCGCGTCGTCAATTTCCTGGTGATCCTTGCCACGGAGCTTGAATAAATGCCCGACTTTGAACGGCTTTTTGCCATCGTCGACAAACAACTGGGTATCGCGCTTGACCGTACCTTGATAGATCCGGAACACCCCGAGCTTGCCCACGAAAGGATCGTTGATGATCTTGAACACATCGGCAACCACATGCTTCTTCGGATCCGGCTCCGCCTGGAACGATTCGGCACTACTCGCCTCGCCTTTACTGAACAACGGCGGGTTGCCCTCCAACGGCGATGGCATCAACTTCTCGAACAAGTCCAAGAGCTCCGTGACACCAGCCCCAGTCCGGGCCGACACAAAACAAATCGGAACCAGATGCCCTTCGCGAAGACACTGCTCGAACGCATCATGCAGTTCCTCGCCACTGAGGCCTTCCTCGCCTTCTTCCAGGTAATGCCCCATCACCGATTCATTAATTTCAACGACTTGATCGATGATTCGTTGATGCGCCTCTTTGACCGACGAAAAGTCGGCCTCGCCATCTGGCTTGAAGAAGCAGTCGACCACCGCATTGCCCTGCTTCGCCGGCAGGTTGATGGGCAGACACTCCGAACCGAACGCTTCGCGCAACTGCTCGACCAGCATCTCCAGATCAGCCTCGGCGTGATCGATCTTGTTGACGATCAAGAGGCGACACAGACGCCGCGCCTTCGCGTACTCCATCATGCGCGCCGAACTGTGTTCGACGCCATTGACCGCATTGACGACGATGGCGCACGTCTCGACCGCCGCGAGTGCCGACAGTGTTGGCCCCCGAAAATCCGGATAGCCTGGGGTGTCGATCAGGTTGACGTGAATGCCCCCATGATCAATCGATGCAATGGCGCTGTTCAGCGAATGCTGACGATCTTTTTCCATCGGGTCGGAATCCGAGACGGTCGAACCGCGCTCGACCGAACCCATGGTCTGAATGGTGCCACCGGCCGCCAATAAGGCCTCGAACAGGGTGGTTTTCCCGGCACCGGAGTGCCCCGTCAAGGCAATGTTGCGGATCTGCTGCGTACTGTACTTCGGCATAGCAAACGTCCCTCCCGGTTCAGATTGGCGACCAGTCCCCATTGACTGGCTTTGGTCCGAATCTGTCAGCGAGCGGGGGTTTGGTCAAGCACCACCGTCAATGCATGTCGCAGTCAATTGTGCTACGCGGCAATCCCCGCACGGGTGCGATTGCTGAGCGAAACCAACAGCGGCCAACGCACACTGCGGCCGAGACCGTCGCGGCAAGCGCGCCGGATTCGAATCCCAATCATTCAAACAATCCTTGCGCACATTGACAAACCGCCTGCGGCGCGGCGACGCTCGGGCCGCCCTGGGCGCTGCCTGGACCCAAATTGCACGGAGCCCCCATGTCGATCCGCCTGCCGCACCCGTTGATCCTCTTGCTGGCCTGCGTGGTGCTCGCGGCGCTGGCAACCCATTGGCTGCCGGCCGGGCAGTTTGAGCGTCGCGCCGACCCCGAAACCGGCGCCGAGTTGGTAGTCCCCGGTTCGTATCATGCGGTGCCAGAAGCGCCGGTGTCGGTCATGCAAACGCTGGTCGCGGTTCCCAAGGGCATGGTGGCCGCTGGGCAAGTCATTGCTACGGTGTTTCTGGTTGGCGGTGCGTTCGTGGTGATCGACCGGACGGGCGCGCTGCGCCTGGCCTTGCTGGCGCTCGCGCGCGTGCTGAATCGGCGCCGCGCACTCGCGATTCCCGCTTGCTGTTTGTTTTTCGCAGCCGGCGGTGTGCTCGAAAACATGCAGGAAGAGATCATTGCTCTGGCACCGATTCTCGTACTGTTGGCAACGCAATTGGGGTTCGATCGAATCACCGCGGTGGCCATGAGTGCTGGCGCGGCGGCGGTGGGCGCGGCGATGAGTCCGATCAATCCATTTCAGGTCATGCTGGCGCAAAAGAGTGCGGAATTGGCGCCGTTCACGAACGTCGGCTTGCGACTGGTGCTGCTCGTGCTGGCCGTGGGCTTTTGGATCGCGTGGACGCTGAGGCATGCGCGCCGCCACCAGATCGAGCCGCCGGTCGAAGCCGGGATTCGCACCGCAGCCGACAGCAAACCGGGCCTGTCGGCCACGCGAACCGGATTGATTCTGGGATCAGTCGTGGCTGGCTTCGGGCTGTTTGTCTTTGGTCTCATTTACTGGAGTTACGGCTTCGACGAACTGTCCGCGATCTTTCTGGTGGTCGGACTGTTTGCCGGCATCGTGGGCGGGCTCGGCATCAGTGGCACGGCCGAAGCGTTCGGCGAAGGATTCCGCGAGATGGCGGTCGCCGGTCTGCTGATCGGATTTGCCCGAGCCATTTTTGTCGTGCTGGAGCAGGGGCATGTGATCGACACGATCGTCTACGGGCTGTCATCCCCGTTGCAGAATCAACCACCGGTATTGGCGGCGCTGGGCATGATGGGCGCGCAAACCTTGATCCATTTCCCCGTGCCAAGCGTCAGCGGCCAGGCCGTGTTGACGATGCCGGTCATGGCACCCGTTGCCGATGTCATCGGCTTTAGCAGACAAGTGGCCGTGTTGGCGTTCCAGAGCGGCGGTGGTCTGGCCGAACTGATCACCCCGACCAACGGCGCGATGATGGCGGTCTTGGCAGGCGCGGGTGTGCGCTTTGAGGCGTGGCTCCGTTTTGTCTTGCCCGCGTATCTGATTCTGATGGCGATGGCGGCTTTGGCGCTGGTTTATGCCGTCGCGACGAACTGGTGAGCCGGGTGGGGCAGTGAGGCAGCGGACTGGCCGGCGCTTTGTGGGAGGGCCTTCAGGCCCGAACCAATCTTGCCGCAGGCCCTATTCGCGGCTGAAGCCGCTCCCACAAACTCGCCTTTTTGTAGGAGGGCCTTCAGGCCCCAATCAAACTTGCCGCAAGCCCTATTCGCGGCTGAAGCCGCTCCCACAAACTCGCCTTTTTGTAGGAGGGCCTTCAGGCCCCAATCAAACTTGCCGCAAGCCCTATTCGCGGCTGAAGCCGCTCCCACAAATTCGCTTTTTGTAGGAGGGCCTTCAGGCCCGAACCAATCTTGCCGCAAGCCCTATTCACGGCTGAAGCCGCTCCCACAAACTCGCCTTTTGTGGGAGGGCCTTCAGGCCCGAACCAATCTTGCCGCAAGCCCTATTCGCGGCTGAAGCCGCTCCCACAAATTCGCCTTTTGTGGGAGGGCCTTTAGGCCCGAACCAATCTTGCGGCCAGCCGCCCCATCATCGACACAACGTGCCCGCCGTGATGCGCGACAATGGAATCACGCCGGTCCGGCGCTGACCGGCGACATCGAGTTCGTATTCCGCTTGCATCGCGGTACAAGAGGCGCTCGTCAATCGCAGCGTGCCAACCGGCGTATTCGTAATGCCGCCCGCCTGATCAATCCGGCCGCCGGTAGTCAAAATCACATTCAACGTTGCCGTATTGCCGGAAATCGGCCCGATCGCTGCCAACCACATCGGCGATTGCCGGCCATTGCCCAACACGTCGGCAAAATCATAGGTGAACCACGTCGCAATCATCTGATTCTGATTCGGCATCGTTTCCAGAATCAGCCCCTGCCCGGGCTTGCTCGCGTCATGCCACGCACCGGTGTGGCCATACTGGAATAAGTCGGGCGTTGCCGGTCTCGGCAGAATGCTGAAGGCACCCTCGCCACTGGTCCGGAACAAGTC
It contains:
- a CDS encoding winged helix-turn-helix domain-containing protein, producing the protein MLLSNLQRAASLADQRLQIGAFEVDLAAREVIDPSNGQVHRITDKARAVLAELILAQGQVVKREWLMDRVWAGTLPTGDVLTQAITTLRKAFRDDAENPRYIETIAKMGYRLLAEVTILDKPSRPLPSLSVVTPSAVSGTAPVGDSQARMQPDHAASIAATPESSWLARYRVPVAWAAAWLVLGLAMAAAFWAADSDRDAPVAAGNAGNDGWVENAVIIASAPAHEYMPRLSPDGTRVVYSSLAPDAHHARLILQPANVGGGRIVLTDSNDALSDNAPIWTTDGQNIAFIRRGDGPGCTLMMVSALGGVPRALGDCSQASLPFFDLSPDNRQLVMSIRSTQGREFSSLHVLDLATGRWSPIEYPVQEGDLDFEPRFSPDGQWLAFRRGLSAGDIWVVPAKGGTPRRLTRLSTDIRGLDFTPDGLGIVFSAIYPEGLGLFRVDIATGDLGLTRLEEAVFPDISAAGNMVYERSDDRTQMLALSDAPGAAPEPLPFASNAGDLLLSYSPDGKSAAFYSDRSGAFLVWLVQLASPESAEPVPTVMPMARFAPFWSADGQRILINGSGQEGFGLYEIDVARRRATKLPLPTHEYRFGQYVGDQLLIGWVGEREGELGLFVREGDGLREIAHRADVAAAWYDSLRKRIVFTKVGRFGLYATDLKFTTESMLLDALPMPKYYRRWLITQHDEFVAMDADSRGAYLYRGPMSDLSIERMLVTPLSYPDASGIAEAPDGRLVYSVSDGRGSDVGLLEKLPVFKPYHIP
- the fusA gene encoding elongation factor G; this encodes MPKYSTQQIRNIALTGHSGAGKTTLFEALLAAGGTIQTMGSVERGSTVSDSDPMEKDRQHSLNSAIASIDHGGIHVNLIDTPGYPDFRGPTLSALAAVETCAIVVNAVNGVEHSSARMMEYAKARRLCRLLIVNKIDHAEADLEMLVEQLREAFGSECLPINLPAKQGNAVVDCFFKPDGEADFSSVKEAHQRIIDQVVEINESVMGHYLEEGEEGLSGEELHDAFEQCLREGHLVPICFVSARTGAGVTELLDLFEKLMPSPLEGNPPLFSKGEASSAESFQAEPDPKKHVVADVFKIINDPFVGKLGVFRIYQGTVKRDTQLFVDDGKKPFKVGHLFKLRGKDHQEIDDAIPGDIAAVAKVEEIHFDAILHDSHDEDHIRLKPIDFPQPMFGLAIEPATRGQEQKLGSALHKLEEEDPCFRVEHNKELNETVIRGLGELHLRVMLERLKERYQVEVKSRPPKIAYRETVSSNADGHHRHKKQTGGAGQFGEVFLRIEPLPRGGGFEFVDEVVGGSIPGQFLPAIEKGVRMVLDHGAIAGYLLQDVRVIVYDGKHHPVDSKEVAFVSAGKKAFLDAITKARPIILEPIVNLDVVVPETAMGDVTGGLATKRARINGTDSQRGGEIIVKAQVPLAEIADYSNELKAVSGGMGRYSIEFSHYEAVPPLVQKQLSEAFKPKADED
- a CDS encoding YfcC family protein, whose translation is MSIRLPHPLILLLACVVLAALATHWLPAGQFERRADPETGAELVVPGSYHAVPEAPVSVMQTLVAVPKGMVAAGQVIATVFLVGGAFVVIDRTGALRLALLALARVLNRRRALAIPACCLFFAAGGVLENMQEEIIALAPILVLLATQLGFDRITAVAMSAGAAAVGAAMSPINPFQVMLAQKSAELAPFTNVGLRLVLLVLAVGFWIAWTLRHARRHQIEPPVEAGIRTAADSKPGLSATRTGLILGSVVAGFGLFVFGLIYWSYGFDELSAIFLVVGLFAGIVGGLGISGTAEAFGEGFREMAVAGLLIGFARAIFVVLEQGHVIDTIVYGLSSPLQNQPPVLAALGMMGAQTLIHFPVPSVSGQAVLTMPVMAPVADVIGFSRQVAVLAFQSGGGLAELITPTNGAMMAVLAGAGVRFEAWLRFVLPAYLILMAMAALALVYAVATNW